From the Syntrophales bacterium genome, the window GTGATCTTCGTCAACCCTTTTGTCAGTTATGTCCGGCAAGATATGTTCTGCCCCTGGTTGTCGGCAATCCCGGTGAGGTGGCCGTTAATTTTAAGAGCGCCACCACTATTACCATGACCGTTCTTGGACTCAGTCTTGCGATTGGAACAATCATCGGCGCTATGGCAAAAAGACGGTTCTGGTGTCCTTACTGTCCCATGGGATTACTCCTTTCGTTATATAGAAAAATCAGCCTCATCAAGCTCAAGAAGGACTGTCAGAAATGCACCATGTGTGAAGTCTGTTATAACGTTTGTCCCGTGGAGATAAAGCAGATATTCAAAGAACGCGAAAAAGAGGATGTAACTTTTGGTGATTGTACGCTGTGTTTACGCTGTATTGAAAATTGTCCTGAAGACGGGGTATTGCGTGCGGACTTTTTAGGTAAGACTGTATACAGGTCTACAAACAG encodes:
- a CDS encoding 4Fe-4S binding protein, with product MLNLQFNLAMADWARYKVLGLHFLWFSLLVVILGRSWCGWICPFGFVQDVLDLIRRKLHVGYISFSERFRDRLRWIKWAFLFIALLVPLWVAFPFFAPEVACDLRQPFCQLCPARYVLPLVVGNPGEVAVNFKSATTITMTVLGLSLAIGTIIGAMAKRRFWCPYCPMGLLLSLYRKISLIKLKKDCQKCTMCEVCYNVCPVEIKQIFKEREKEDVTFGDCTLCLRCIENCPEDGVLRADFLGKTVYRSTNRGFFHRKYNIPIKKNHDE